The Arachis hypogaea cultivar Tifrunner chromosome 16, arahy.Tifrunner.gnm2.J5K5, whole genome shotgun sequence genome contains a region encoding:
- the LOC112757602 gene encoding protein FAR1-RELATED SEQUENCE 5-like gives MAGIAGGYSSLGFTKKDAYNYMDRSKRAKVVDGDMNAAIVYLEGKAAADPMSMARYNLTDEGMLGNMLWADGPSRVDFQHFGDVVAFDSTYKKNKYNRPLVIFLGSNNHKQTTIFGFGLVLDETISSYKWMLENLLEVMCGKLPSVVVTDGDESMIAAVREVLPRATHRLCAWHLQKNVTSNSNEQMFRDVFAKWLYADMEVEEFECEWAQVAEQHTILELVQNLELLVREYRNNELVAQFSSIYGIPVMMTRLDPIEQFAASVYTKVIFTQVKKEIESISIVNFVSKRRVSTTMVYTVEEYGFPGQNVVALYDRKRGRLVCRCGFWEKEGFPCRHMFFVMKHEHIKRIPESLILSRWRKDVKTVNEYIEKTGLEDERGFLLRHGALHAASQWMLFVG, from the exons ATGGCTGGAATTGCGGGTGGTTATTCTTCTTTGGGTTTTACCAAGAAAGACGCATATAACTATATGGATCGGTCGAAGCGTGCAAAGGTGGTTGATGGAGACATGAACGCTGCTATAGTATACCTGGAAGGCAAGGCAGCTGCTGATCCCATGTCTATGGCCCGGTACAATTTGACTGATGAAGGTATGTTGGGAAACATGCTCTGGGCAGATGGTCCTAGCAGGGTTGATTTTCAACACTTTGGAGACGTAGTTGCATTCGATTCGACGTataagaagaacaagtacaataGACCCCTTGTCATATTCTTAGGTTCAAACAATCACAAGCAAACAACAATTTTTGGTTTCGGTTTGGTTTTAGATGAGACAATCAGTTCATACAAGTGGATGTTGGAGAACTTGTTAGAAGTCATGTGTGGGAAGCTGCCCTCTGTAGTCGTTACCGATGGAGATGAATCAATGATTGCTGCAGTTAGGGAGGTGTTGCCCCGGGCAACCCATAGGTTGTGTGCATGGCATCTGCAGAAGAATGTGACCTCGAACAGCAACGAGCAGATGTTCCGTGATGTCTTTGCCAAGTGGTTGTATGCTGACATGGAGGTTGAAGAGTTTGAGTGTGAATGGGCACAGGTTGCTGAACA GCACACTATTCTAGAGCTTGTGCAAAACCTGGAGCTACTAGTACGGGAGTACCGGAACAATGAGCTGGTTGCACAGTTCAGTTCAATTTACGGTATTCCCGTTATGATGACCCGTCTTGATCCTATCGAACAGTTTGCTGCATCGGTGTACACGAAGGTCATATTCACACAAGTGAAGAAGGAGATTGAGTCTATCTCGATCGTTAACTTCGTAAGCAAACGAAGGGTCTCAACAACCATGGTGTACACGGTTGAGGAGTATGGATTCCCCGGGCAGAATGTGGTGGCATTGTACGATCGAAAAAGAGGTAGGTTGGTATGTCGATGTGGATTTTGGGAGAAAGAAGGTTTTCCTTGCAGGCATATGTTTTTTGTCATGAAGCACGAGCACATAAAAAGAATTCCCGAAAGCTTGATTTTGAGCCGATGGAGGAAGGATGTGAAGACAGTCAACGAATACATTGAGAAGACGGGACTAGAGGATGAGCGGGGTTTCTTGTTGAGACATGGAGCCCTGCATGCTGCTTCGCAGTGGATGTTGTTCGTCGGATAA